A genomic region of Desulfosarcina ovata subsp. ovata contains the following coding sequences:
- a CDS encoding ABC transporter substrate-binding protein has protein sequence MKRLHEISMALAMVMLIVAGTTPALADDQLNVIKARGKLIVGTSADYPPYESVDDSGKFVGFDMALVREVAKRMGVEVEIKDMGFDTLIAAVQNKKIDLVAAAMQGTAERDKTVDFSIPYNFVKDAFVTSTKADVQMTTPKDAAGRKIGTQTGTIQETWIRKNLVETGLTPEEDLFQYERVDNAGLDLAAGRIDLLLIQYKPAKDLAAKMDKLKIALVTTETVAAGQCLALPEGETALKAELDRVIGQLQQDGWIDQQKKAFGID, from the coding sequence ATGAAACGGTTACATGAAATTTCGATGGCACTGGCAATGGTAATGCTGATCGTGGCCGGTACAACGCCGGCGCTGGCAGACGATCAGCTCAACGTCATCAAGGCGCGCGGAAAGCTGATTGTCGGCACGTCAGCCGACTACCCGCCTTACGAATCCGTTGACGACAGCGGCAAATTCGTCGGTTTTGACATGGCGCTGGTCCGCGAAGTCGCCAAACGCATGGGGGTCGAGGTGGAAATCAAGGATATGGGCTTCGACACCCTGATCGCCGCCGTGCAGAACAAAAAGATCGACCTGGTGGCCGCCGCCATGCAGGGAACTGCCGAGCGGGACAAAACCGTCGACTTCTCTATTCCGTATAACTTCGTCAAGGATGCCTTTGTCACCTCCACCAAGGCCGACGTCCAGATGACCACGCCCAAGGACGCCGCCGGACGGAAAATCGGCACCCAGACCGGAACCATCCAGGAGACCTGGATCCGCAAAAATCTGGTCGAAACCGGCCTGACTCCCGAGGAGGATCTGTTTCAGTATGAACGGGTGGACAACGCCGGTCTGGACCTGGCCGCCGGACGGATCGACCTGTTGCTCATCCAATACAAACCGGCCAAGGACCTGGCCGCCAAAATGGACAAGCTGAAGATTGCCCTGGTGACCACGGAAACCGTGGCCGCCGGCCAATGCCTGGCCCTGCCCGAAGGTGAAACCGCCCTCAAGGCCGAACTGGACCGTGTGATCGGCCAACTCCAGCAGGACGGCTGGATCGACCAGCAGAAGAAGGCCTTCGGTATCGATTGA
- a CDS encoding amino acid ABC transporter permease, which produces MHELPQTFLTILHYLVPGLGITVSVTLIALAIGFFIGTLMAVMRIYGGPFLRPLAAAYSMAVRAVPVVVIIFILYFVIAELVDLSPFLSGAIALGVASGAYQSEIFRGAILSVPPGQMIAARAIGMGRFTAIRSIILPQAIRIAIPAWVNEFTLVLKDSTLVYVIGVPELLRRAQWVSARTLEPFLAFGTAAAFYLVFTLVASRLLGSLERRYKIIQ; this is translated from the coding sequence ATGCATGAACTGCCCCAAACATTTTTAACCATCCTGCACTACCTGGTTCCCGGGTTGGGCATCACGGTCTCCGTTACCCTCATTGCGCTGGCCATCGGGTTTTTCATCGGAACCCTGATGGCCGTGATGCGGATCTACGGCGGTCCGTTTCTGCGTCCGCTGGCGGCGGCCTACAGCATGGCGGTGCGCGCCGTACCGGTGGTGGTGATCATCTTCATCCTCTATTTCGTGATTGCCGAACTGGTCGACCTGTCCCCCTTTCTCTCCGGCGCCATCGCCCTGGGTGTGGCCAGCGGGGCCTACCAGTCCGAAATTTTCCGCGGGGCGATCCTCTCGGTGCCGCCGGGCCAGATGATCGCCGCCCGGGCCATCGGCATGGGCCGTTTCACCGCCATCCGCAGCATCATCCTGCCCCAGGCCATCCGCATCGCCATACCGGCCTGGGTCAACGAGTTCACCCTGGTGCTCAAGGATTCCACCCTGGTCTACGTGATCGGAGTACCAGAACTGCTGCGGCGGGCCCAGTGGGTCAGCGCCCGCACCCTGGAGCCGTTTCTGGCCTTCGGTACCGCGGCGGCCTTTTATCTCGTTTTCACTCTTGTGGCCAGCCGCCTTCTGGGGAGCCTGGAGCGCCGCTATAAAATCATCCAGTAG